A genomic window from Pantoea alhagi includes:
- a CDS encoding glycoside hydrolase family 1 protein, whose amino-acid sequence MSKVTIDIPADFILGAAASAWQTEGWHGKKAGQDSYLDAWYQHDRHVWHNGYGPAVATDFINRYREDVALMKACGLTHYRTSINWSRFLLDYETAEVDEEYARYYDNLLDEMEANGIEPMLCLEHYELPATLLEKYGGWGAKKVVDLFVRYAEKALARYAHRVKRWFVFNEPIVVQTRVYLDALRWPYQQCTATWMQWNHHKNLATARVVALFRAGGWPGSIGTILNPEVTWPRSGAPHDRYAAEMYDLFYNRVFLDPAIKGEYPPALLQLLAQHQVAWEYSDEDLALIAAHRVDEVGLNLYYPHRVKAPSRAWHTETPFHPTYYYEPFELPGRRMNPSRGWEIQPRIVADIACRMRDEYDNFPWFIAENGMGIENEARFRNAQGEIQDDYRIDFIAEHLYEALLARQAGINCRGYMLWAFTDNVSPMNAFKNRYGLIEIDLENQRQRRMKKSAHWFRQLRDSRQLTLTLDDQPR is encoded by the coding sequence ATGAGCAAAGTCACTATCGATATTCCCGCCGATTTTATACTGGGCGCGGCGGCGTCCGCCTGGCAAACCGAAGGCTGGCACGGTAAGAAGGCGGGGCAGGACTCTTATCTGGATGCCTGGTATCAGCACGATCGACATGTCTGGCATAACGGCTACGGCCCGGCGGTAGCGACCGATTTTATCAATCGCTACCGGGAAGATGTGGCGCTAATGAAAGCCTGTGGGCTGACGCACTATCGCACCTCCATTAACTGGTCGCGCTTTCTGCTGGATTATGAAACGGCGGAAGTGGATGAGGAGTACGCCCGCTATTACGACAACCTGCTTGATGAGATGGAGGCCAATGGCATTGAGCCGATGCTCTGCCTGGAGCATTACGAGCTACCGGCGACGCTGCTGGAAAAGTATGGCGGCTGGGGCGCGAAAAAGGTGGTGGATCTATTTGTTCGCTACGCAGAGAAGGCGCTTGCGCGCTATGCCCATCGGGTTAAACGCTGGTTTGTGTTTAACGAACCGATTGTAGTGCAAACCCGCGTATACCTTGACGCGCTGCGCTGGCCGTATCAGCAATGTACTGCGACCTGGATGCAGTGGAATCATCATAAAAATCTGGCGACCGCGCGCGTTGTGGCGTTGTTTCGCGCCGGAGGCTGGCCGGGCAGCATCGGAACGATTTTAAACCCGGAGGTAACATGGCCGCGTTCCGGCGCGCCGCACGACAGATATGCCGCAGAGATGTATGACCTGTTCTATAACCGGGTGTTTCTCGATCCGGCGATCAAAGGCGAGTATCCGCCAGCGCTGCTGCAGCTGTTAGCACAGCATCAGGTTGCGTGGGAGTACAGTGATGAAGATTTGGCATTGATCGCGGCGCATCGCGTCGATGAAGTGGGGTTGAATCTTTACTATCCGCATCGGGTAAAAGCGCCGTCGCGCGCCTGGCATACCGAAACGCCGTTTCATCCCACTTATTATTATGAACCGTTTGAGCTGCCGGGCCGCAGAATGAATCCGTCACGCGGCTGGGAAATTCAGCCACGCATTGTGGCGGATATCGCCTGCCGGATGCGTGATGAGTATGACAACTTTCCGTGGTTTATTGCAGAAAACGGCATGGGAATTGAGAACGAAGCGCGTTTCAGAAATGCACAGGGCGAGATTCAGGACGATTACCGCATCGATTTTATCGCTGAGCATTTATATGAAGCATTGCTTGCCCGTCAGGCGGGCATTAACTGTCGGGGCTATATGCTCTGGGCGTTTACCGATAACGTTTCGCCAATGAATGCCTTTAAAAATCGCTATGGCCTGATTGAAATCGATTTAGAGAATCAGCGTCAGCGACGCATGAAGAAGTCAGCGCACTGGTTTCGCCAGCTGCGCGATAGCCGCCAGCTGACCCTGACGCTGGATGATCAACCCCGGTAA
- a CDS encoding PTS sugar transporter subunit IIB, whose amino-acid sequence MKRIILACAAGMSTSMVVTRMEKEAAARGLSYQIYAIPEQELREELQNYAGEVAVVLLGPQVRFKLEENRKLTDSHRIPIAVIDTLAYGTLNGAKVLDQALALIN is encoded by the coding sequence ATGAAACGTATCATACTGGCCTGCGCCGCAGGTATGTCGACCTCAATGGTGGTGACGCGCATGGAGAAAGAGGCGGCGGCACGCGGCCTGAGCTACCAGATTTATGCTATTCCGGAACAAGAGTTGCGTGAGGAGCTACAAAACTATGCTGGCGAGGTGGCCGTGGTGCTGCTGGGGCCGCAGGTACGTTTTAAGCTGGAGGAGAACCGCAAGCTGACCGATAGTCATCGGATCCCGATCGCAGTGATCGATACGCTGGCTTACGGCACGCTAAATGGCGCAAAAGTACTCGATCAGGCGCTGGCTTTGATAAACTAG
- a CDS encoding PTS sugar transporter subunit IIC — translation MSLQDRLIDSLGSFATRFNSYRYIMAIKASFITLMPVIIVGAFSVLISNMVLDAKNGLASFQALSFLADLKPITTSINYATLSFLNIGAVFLIGIELGRINGIKTLFPGLLAVICFIAVTPTTLQMMVDGQMRLVTDVLAKQFSDTKSLFLGMFIAILSVEIYCRLENVERLKIKMPDTVPPNVSASFSALIPAIITVSAIATFGFIFHRVSGLYLYDAVYRVVQQPLESVVQSLWGILLLMFVAQLFWVIGIHGNQMIKPIREPLLLGAILVNMNAFEQGKEAPNIITMPFWDVYMSIGGSGLTIGLLTAVMLATKRKEMREIAKLSFGPGLFNINEPVIFGMPIMLNPILAIPFIITPLVTGTIGYFATLTGFAGKAVVMVPWTTPPIINAWLSTAGSMGAVVTQLVCIVVSVLIYLPFVKIAARRAEAAEAKALQQPELAQP, via the coding sequence ATGTCTCTACAGGATCGACTGATTGACTCGCTGGGAAGCTTCGCCACGCGCTTTAACAGTTATCGCTATATTATGGCGATCAAAGCCTCTTTTATTACGCTGATGCCGGTCATTATCGTGGGCGCTTTTTCAGTACTGATCTCCAATATGGTACTGGATGCTAAAAACGGCCTGGCCAGTTTCCAGGCACTCTCTTTCCTGGCCGATCTCAAACCCATCACCACCAGTATTAACTACGCCACGCTCAGCTTCCTGAATATCGGCGCGGTATTTTTAATCGGTATTGAGCTGGGGCGGATTAACGGCATCAAAACGCTGTTTCCCGGCCTGCTGGCGGTAATTTGCTTTATTGCCGTTACGCCGACCACGCTGCAGATGATGGTCGACGGGCAGATGCGGCTGGTGACCGATGTGCTGGCGAAGCAGTTTTCCGATACCAAAAGCCTGTTTCTCGGCATGTTTATCGCCATCTTATCGGTAGAAATTTACTGTCGGCTGGAGAATGTCGAGCGGCTAAAAATCAAAATGCCCGATACCGTACCGCCTAATGTTTCCGCCTCTTTCTCCGCGTTGATCCCGGCGATCATCACCGTGTCGGCTATCGCCACCTTCGGCTTTATTTTCCATCGGGTCAGTGGGCTCTACCTCTACGATGCGGTTTATCGCGTGGTGCAACAGCCGCTGGAATCGGTGGTGCAGAGCCTGTGGGGCATTTTACTGCTGATGTTTGTCGCTCAGCTGTTCTGGGTGATTGGCATTCATGGCAATCAGATGATTAAACCGATCCGTGAACCGCTGTTGCTGGGAGCGATTCTGGTGAATATGAACGCCTTCGAGCAGGGAAAAGAGGCACCCAATATCATTACCATGCCGTTTTGGGATGTCTATATGAGTATTGGTGGCTCTGGCCTGACCATCGGCCTGCTGACGGCGGTGATGCTGGCAACCAAACGAAAAGAGATGCGCGAGATCGCCAAGCTTTCGTTTGGACCAGGGTTGTTTAATATCAATGAGCCGGTAATTTTCGGCATGCCGATTATGCTGAATCCTATCCTGGCAATTCCTTTCATTATTACGCCGCTGGTAACCGGCACCATCGGCTATTTCGCAACGCTCACGGGGTTTGCGGGTAAAGCAGTGGTGATGGTGCCCTGGACCACGCCGCCGATTATTAATGCCTGGCTCTCTACCGCCGGTTCAATGGGCGCGGTGGTAACTCAGCTGGTGTGTATTGTGGTTTCGGTGCTGATCTATCTGCCGTTTGTCAAAATTGCCGCACGCCGCGCCGAAGCCGCCGAGGCAAAAGCGCTGCAGCAGCCAGAACTGGCACAGCCTTAA
- the lysA gene encoding diaminopimelate decarboxylase — protein MPRPLNHADSALNAANLLPLTERYDGPFWAYDADIIRQRIAQLQQFDVVRFAQKACSNIHILRLMREAGVKVDSVSLGEIERALAAGYVAGGDEIVFTADVLDKPTLARIAELRIPVNAGSVDMLHQLGERSPGHPVWLRVNPGFGHGHSQKTNTGGENSKHGIWHSDLPQALDAIQQYDLQLVGIHMHIGSGVDYGHLEQVCDAMVSQVIALDRDITAISAGGGLSIPYRYGEEAIDTQHYYSLWHSARERIAAHLGHAVKLEIEPGRFLVAEAGVLVAQVRAVKEMGSRHFVLVDAGFSDLMRPSMYGSYHHISLLSADSAAAQREQRETVVAGPLCESGDVFTQLEGGKVETRLLPATSPGDYLVFHDTGAYGASMSSNYNSRPLIPEVLFDGDEVREIRRRQTIEELLALEL, from the coding sequence ATGCCGCGCCCACTTAATCACGCTGACAGCGCCCTGAACGCTGCAAATCTGCTGCCGCTCACCGAACGCTATGATGGTCCATTCTGGGCTTATGACGCTGATATTATTCGCCAGCGTATCGCCCAGCTACAGCAGTTTGACGTAGTGCGTTTCGCTCAGAAAGCCTGCTCTAATATCCATATTCTGCGTCTGATGCGTGAAGCGGGCGTGAAGGTCGATTCTGTTTCACTGGGCGAAATTGAGCGCGCGCTGGCGGCAGGCTATGTGGCGGGTGGCGATGAGATCGTGTTTACCGCTGACGTGCTGGATAAACCCACGCTGGCACGCATTGCCGAGCTGCGCATTCCGGTCAATGCCGGATCGGTGGACATGCTGCATCAGCTAGGCGAGCGCTCGCCGGGTCATCCGGTTTGGCTGCGGGTTAATCCAGGTTTTGGCCACGGACACAGTCAAAAAACCAATACCGGCGGCGAAAACAGCAAGCACGGTATCTGGCACAGTGACTTGCCGCAGGCGCTGGACGCTATTCAGCAGTACGATCTGCAACTGGTCGGCATTCATATGCATATTGGTTCCGGTGTGGACTATGGTCATCTGGAACAGGTATGCGATGCGATGGTAAGCCAGGTTATCGCGCTGGATCGGGATATCACGGCGATCTCTGCCGGCGGCGGGCTGTCGATCCCTTATCGTTACGGTGAAGAGGCGATCGATACGCAGCACTATTACAGCCTGTGGCACAGCGCGCGCGAACGTATTGCGGCGCATCTGGGCCATGCGGTGAAATTAGAGATCGAGCCGGGGCGTTTCCTGGTGGCCGAGGCAGGGGTTCTGGTTGCGCAGGTTCGGGCGGTAAAAGAGATGGGCAGCCGCCATTTTGTGCTGGTGGATGCAGGCTTCAGCGATCTTATGCGTCCTTCGATGTACGGCAGTTACCATCATATTTCACTGCTTTCTGCTGACAGCGCTGCTGCGCAAAGAGAGCAGCGTGAAACCGTGGTGGCGGGGCCGCTATGTGAATCGGGCGACGTCTTTACCCAGCTGGAAGGCGGCAAGGTTGAAACCCGCCTGCTTCCGGCAACGTCACCGGGCGATTATCTGGTGTTCCATGATACCGGCGCGTACGGCGCATCGATGTCTTCCAATTACAACAGCCGTCCGCTGATCCCGGAGGTGCTGTTTGATGGCGACGAGGTGCGCGAAATCCGCCGTCGCCAGACCATTGAAGAGCTGCTGGCGCTGGAGCTATAA
- a CDS encoding cupin domain-containing protein, giving the protein MQLKARPGFIRHWQELEAPDEAHYSGSSEHMGIGAPLGRALGLTRIGIHHERLLPGRRLSYPHAESAEEEFVYVLEGQPDVWINGELYPLQPGDAVAFPAGTGICHTFINNGTAEVRLLVVGEANKEENRIHYPLNPDYEATRNDRWRDPPLQPLGAHNGLPDKPRE; this is encoded by the coding sequence ATGCAGCTAAAAGCGCGTCCCGGCTTTATTCGTCACTGGCAAGAACTGGAAGCGCCAGATGAAGCGCATTACAGCGGCAGTAGTGAGCACATGGGCATCGGCGCGCCGCTGGGGCGGGCGCTGGGATTAACACGCATCGGTATCCATCACGAGCGCCTGTTGCCCGGGCGTCGCCTCTCTTATCCACATGCTGAAAGCGCAGAAGAGGAGTTCGTCTATGTGCTGGAAGGGCAGCCTGATGTCTGGATCAATGGCGAACTCTACCCCTTACAGCCGGGCGATGCGGTGGCTTTTCCTGCGGGTACGGGGATTTGTCATACCTTTATCAATAACGGGACGGCGGAAGTCAGATTACTGGTGGTGGGTGAAGCAAACAAAGAGGAAAATCGCATCCATTACCCGCTGAACCCTGATTATGAGGCGACCCGAAACGATCGGTGGCGCGATCCGCCGTTGCAACCCCTGGGCGCGCATAACGGGCTGCCAGATAAGCCGCGAGAGTAG
- the fliB gene encoding flagellin lysine-N-methylase produces the protein MKIHKIITPNFYKKFKCAGSDCLNDCCHGWSIYIDKKTHDKYINSPHQEIKNTAKESLRLTRKGKNKYSVIRFNENGKCPFFTADKLCKIHQKMGGEALSKTCAGYPRTESTWGDQLRRNMSMSCSEVARLVLFEQESMLQHEEINLIASSAKKNLSHNHRLGQKNQLIHLFAWNLVSAQSNGIEANLLALAQFIIYLQRINFDLSNRLPEAEAFCNELILALNSSQLTEHSVASEQAALLKLRAIMAIFKDDINATVRNLSLRDNYILIAEYLDKTDSSDIAAIQTKFARVNQQWQQLCTTSCLKEPWVMRNYFRYQIYTSYFPGNDLSLIMRQFYRMVMDYFFLKFSLSVKSLHQEINQQDVVELFADYYQYAITP, from the coding sequence ATGAAGATACACAAAATCATCACACCAAACTTTTATAAGAAGTTTAAATGTGCAGGATCGGATTGCTTAAATGATTGTTGTCACGGATGGAGTATTTACATAGATAAAAAAACACATGATAAATATATTAACTCTCCCCATCAGGAAATAAAAAACACGGCTAAAGAAAGCCTGAGGCTCACCAGGAAAGGTAAAAATAAATACTCCGTTATTCGCTTTAATGAAAACGGGAAATGCCCATTTTTTACAGCAGATAAGCTGTGTAAAATTCATCAAAAAATGGGCGGCGAAGCGCTCTCCAAAACCTGTGCAGGCTATCCCAGAACAGAGAGTACCTGGGGCGATCAGCTGCGCCGCAACATGTCCATGTCCTGCTCAGAGGTCGCACGGCTGGTGCTGTTTGAACAGGAGAGCATGCTACAGCATGAAGAGATCAATTTGATTGCATCCTCCGCTAAAAAAAATCTCAGCCACAATCACCGGTTAGGGCAGAAAAACCAGCTTATACACCTGTTTGCCTGGAATCTGGTGAGTGCGCAAAGCAACGGTATTGAAGCCAACCTGTTAGCGCTGGCGCAGTTTATTATTTATCTGCAGCGTATAAACTTTGATCTCTCTAACCGACTGCCTGAAGCGGAAGCCTTCTGTAACGAGCTAATTTTGGCGCTTAACAGCAGTCAGTTGACAGAGCATAGCGTCGCAAGCGAGCAGGCTGCTCTGTTGAAACTACGCGCCATCATGGCGATCTTTAAAGATGATATAAATGCAACGGTGCGTAATTTATCACTACGCGATAATTATATTTTAATTGCTGAGTATCTCGACAAAACAGACTCGTCTGATATTGCCGCAATACAGACGAAATTTGCCCGGGTTAATCAGCAATGGCAGCAGCTATGTACCACCTCCTGCCTGAAAGAACCCTGGGTTATGCGTAATTATTTCCGCTACCAGATCTATACCAGCTACTTTCCAGGTAACGATCTTTCCCTTATTATGAGGCAGTTTTACCGCATGGTGATGGACTATTTTTTCCTGAAGTTTTCGCTTTCCGTGAAGTCGCTGCATCAGGAAATTAACCAGCAGGATGTAGTAGAGCTGTTCGCCGATTATTATCAATACGCCATAACACCTTGA
- a CDS encoding MFS transporter, with amino-acid sequence MPVSLLALALSAFAIGTTEFVIMGLLPEVAGDLRVSIPSAGWLISGYALGVAIGAPVMALLTARLPRKRTLILLMSIFIIGNILCALAYSYNLLMLARIVTALCHGAFFGIGAVVAASLVAPNRQASAVALMFTGLTLANVLGVPLGTWFGQLFGWRATFWGVAVIGVLAFVALIVSLPTNKDEKPVHLGSEISALANGKLWLSLLMTVCFAAAMFALFSYIAPLLLQVTGISNRGVSWTLFLIGAGLTVGNIIGGKLADWKVSFSLILSFALIALFSLAFSWTSHGLWLAEITLFLWAMATFATVPGLQINVVRHGKEAPNLVSTLNISAFNVGNALGAWVGGAVIEGGYGLTAVPVAAAVLAAIGLIVCLITFRCANGKAQPVNA; translated from the coding sequence ATGCCTGTTTCATTACTGGCGCTGGCGCTGAGTGCGTTTGCAATCGGCACCACTGAGTTCGTTATTATGGGGTTACTGCCGGAGGTGGCGGGCGATCTGCGCGTGTCGATCCCTTCCGCCGGCTGGCTGATCAGCGGCTATGCGCTGGGCGTCGCGATCGGCGCGCCGGTAATGGCGCTGCTGACCGCACGGTTACCGCGCAAGCGCACGCTGATCCTGCTGATGTCGATTTTTATTATCGGCAACATCCTGTGCGCCCTGGCTTATAGCTATAACCTGTTGATGCTGGCGCGTATTGTTACCGCGCTGTGTCATGGTGCCTTCTTTGGTATTGGTGCGGTGGTGGCTGCCAGCCTGGTTGCGCCTAATCGTCAGGCTTCAGCGGTTGCGCTTATGTTCACCGGCCTGACGCTGGCTAACGTACTGGGCGTGCCGCTCGGTACCTGGTTTGGTCAGCTGTTTGGCTGGCGCGCCACCTTCTGGGGCGTAGCGGTGATTGGCGTGCTGGCCTTTGTTGCACTGATCGTGAGTCTGCCGACCAATAAAGATGAGAAGCCGGTACATCTCGGCAGTGAAATCAGTGCGCTGGCGAACGGCAAGCTCTGGCTGTCGCTGCTGATGACGGTCTGCTTTGCGGCAGCCATGTTTGCTCTGTTTAGCTATATTGCTCCGCTGCTGTTGCAGGTTACCGGCATCAGCAATCGCGGCGTGAGCTGGACGCTGTTCCTGATCGGCGCGGGTCTGACGGTAGGCAATATCATTGGCGGTAAGCTGGCGGACTGGAAAGTCTCTTTCAGCCTGATCCTGAGCTTTGCGCTGATTGCGCTCTTCTCGCTGGCCTTTAGCTGGACCAGTCACGGACTGTGGCTGGCGGAAATCACTCTGTTTCTGTGGGCGATGGCAACATTTGCTACTGTTCCGGGGCTGCAGATTAACGTGGTGCGCCACGGTAAGGAGGCGCCAAACCTGGTTTCTACCCTCAACATTTCTGCGTTTAACGTGGGCAATGCGCTGGGAGCCTGGGTTGGCGGTGCGGTTATTGAAGGCGGCTACGGCCTGACTGCGGTGCCGGTGGCAGCCGCCGTGCTGGCTGCAATCGGCCTGATTGTCTGCCTGATTACCTTCCGTTGCGCCAACGGTAAAGCGCAGCCGGTAAACGCGTAA
- a CDS encoding LysR family transcriptional regulator has protein sequence MANITHRHIEIFHAVMTSGNLTAAAELLHTSQPTVSRELARFEKLTGLSLFERVRGRLQPTVQGLRLFEEVQRSWYGLDRIISAAEGLRQFRQGELSIACLPVFSQSLLPPLCQPFLQRYPDLSLNIIPQESPLLEEWLSAQRHDLGLTETHITPAGTERIELLTLNEVCVLPAGHPLTSRKQLTPQDFAGESYISLSRSDSYRQLLDALFHEQNVHRRMVMETHSAASVCAMVRAGIGISVVNPLTALDYAASGIAIRRFSVEVPFTVSLIRPLHRPASALVSAFSQHLQHEAVQFQVKLEALLD, from the coding sequence ATGGCTAACATCACCCATCGGCATATAGAGATTTTTCACGCGGTGATGACCAGCGGCAATCTTACCGCCGCCGCCGAACTGCTGCATACCTCTCAGCCAACCGTTAGCCGCGAGCTGGCTCGCTTTGAAAAATTGACCGGGCTGAGCCTGTTTGAACGCGTGCGTGGTCGTTTGCAGCCTACCGTGCAGGGCCTGCGTCTGTTTGAAGAGGTGCAACGATCCTGGTACGGTCTCGATCGCATTATCAGCGCAGCGGAAGGGTTGCGTCAGTTTCGCCAGGGCGAACTCTCCATAGCCTGTCTGCCGGTTTTCTCTCAATCTTTGCTGCCGCCGCTCTGCCAGCCTTTTTTACAGCGCTATCCCGACCTCAGCCTGAATATCATTCCGCAGGAGTCCCCGCTGCTGGAAGAGTGGCTGTCAGCCCAGCGCCACGATCTCGGCCTGACCGAAACTCATATTACGCCCGCCGGTACGGAGCGCATCGAGCTGTTAACGCTGAATGAGGTTTGCGTTTTGCCTGCCGGGCACCCTTTAACATCGCGCAAGCAGCTTACGCCACAGGATTTTGCCGGGGAAAGCTATATCAGCCTGTCGCGCAGCGATAGTTATCGTCAGCTGTTGGATGCGCTGTTTCATGAACAGAACGTACACCGCAGGATGGTTATGGAAACACACAGCGCGGCGTCGGTATGTGCGATGGTACGGGCAGGTATCGGCATTTCGGTGGTGAATCCGCTGACGGCGCTTGATTATGCAGCCAGCGGCATTGCCATCAGGCGTTTTAGCGTGGAAGTGCCCTTTACGGTGAGCCTGATCCGCCCGCTGCATCGTCCGGCGTCGGCGCTGGTTAGCGCCTTTAGCCAGCATCTGCAGCATGAGGCCGTGCAGTTTCAGGTGAAGCTCGAAGCGCTGCTTGATTAA
- a CDS encoding FCD domain-containing protein translates to MDKGAAPQERKQYQEIGEHLRQQIVAGLYPVGSRLPPERHLAETWGVSRTIVREALLMLELEGTVDIRQSSGVYVMRIPSASSDEEEAFFRSDVGPFEMLQARQLLESNIAAFAARMATKADIENLRRTLEQEQRAIALDDTSQDNDRLFHLLLAGATQNQMLMDTVKSIWRHHENNPLWQQLRRHIETRSYRLKWLSDHQTILAALRRRDVMGAWQGMWQHLENVKNTLMELSDADAPDFDGYLFESVPIFQGKLV, encoded by the coding sequence GTGGATAAGGGCGCAGCGCCGCAAGAGAGAAAGCAGTACCAGGAGATTGGCGAACATTTGCGCCAGCAAATTGTGGCCGGGCTTTATCCGGTTGGCTCACGCTTACCGCCGGAGCGCCATCTTGCTGAGACGTGGGGCGTGAGCCGAACGATCGTTCGCGAGGCGTTGCTGATGCTGGAGCTGGAGGGAACGGTCGATATTCGTCAAAGTTCTGGCGTGTATGTGATGCGTATTCCCAGCGCCAGCAGCGATGAAGAGGAAGCTTTTTTCCGCAGCGATGTCGGCCCATTTGAGATGTTGCAGGCGCGTCAGCTGCTGGAGAGTAATATTGCCGCTTTCGCTGCGCGCATGGCGACCAAAGCCGATATTGAGAATTTACGCCGTACGCTGGAACAGGAGCAGCGCGCAATTGCGCTGGATGATACCAGTCAGGATAACGATCGCTTGTTTCATCTTTTATTGGCGGGTGCGACGCAGAATCAGATGCTGATGGATACGGTAAAAAGTATCTGGCGGCATCATGAAAATAATCCACTGTGGCAGCAGTTGCGCAGGCATATTGAGACGCGCAGTTACCGTTTGAAGTGGCTGAGCGATCATCAGACGATTCTGGCCGCTTTGCGGCGACGCGATGTGATGGGAGCCTGGCAGGGCATGTGGCAGCATCTGGAGAATGTGAAGAATACGCTAATGGAGCTGTCGGATGCCGATGCACCAGATTTTGATGGTTATCTGTTTGAGTCAGTGCCAATTTTTCAGGGTAAGCTGGTATGA
- a CDS encoding PTS lactose/cellobiose transporter subunit IIA has product MDFEQVIMELLINAGEARSHAMSAIQAARRREWQQADEALAASAEASKAAHRIQTQLIGADEGEGKLPVTLILVHAQDHLMNAMLCRDLAEEIVLLRKELLA; this is encoded by the coding sequence ATGGATTTTGAACAGGTCATCATGGAACTGTTGATTAACGCTGGTGAGGCGCGTTCTCATGCGATGAGCGCTATTCAGGCAGCGCGCCGACGTGAATGGCAGCAGGCGGACGAAGCGCTGGCTGCCTCGGCGGAAGCCTCTAAAGCAGCGCATCGTATTCAAACGCAGTTGATCGGGGCTGATGAGGGCGAAGGAAAGTTACCGGTGACCTTGATCCTGGTACATGCGCAGGATCATTTGATGAACGCTATGCTCTGCCGGGATCTGGCAGAAGAGATTGTATTGCTGCGTAAAGAGCTGCTGGCGTAA
- the lysS gene encoding lysine--tRNA ligase, whose product MSEQQSQGADDALELNNELKARREKLSALREQGVAFPNDFRRDSVSDQLHAQYDDKENEELEALNIEVSVAGRMMTRRIMGKASFVTLQDVGGRIQLYVARDDLAEGLYNEQFKKWDLGDILGARGKLFKTKTGELSIHCTELRLLTKALRPLPDKFHGLADQETRYRQRYLDLIANEESRKTFRIRSQIMAGIRQFMVGRDFMEVETPMMQVIPGGASARPFITHHNALDIDMYLRIAPELYLKRLVVGGFDRVFEINRNFRNEGISPRHNPEFTMMELYMAYADYKDLIELTESLFRTLAQDVLGTTEVPYGDQMFDFGKPFAKLTMKEAIQKYRPETSLADLEDFDKAVAIARSLGIKVEKSWGLGRVVTEIFEETAESHLIQPTFITEYPAEVSPLARRNDTNPEITDRFEFFIGGREIGNGFSELNDAEDQADRFRQQVEAKDAGDDEAMFFDEDYVTALEHGLPPTAGLGIGIDRLVMLFTNSHTIRDVILFPALRPSAK is encoded by the coding sequence ATGTCTGAACAACAATCACAAGGCGCTGATGATGCGCTGGAACTTAACAACGAACTGAAAGCGCGCCGTGAAAAACTCAGCGCGCTGCGTGAACAGGGCGTGGCGTTCCCGAACGACTTCCGCCGCGACAGCGTCTCTGATCAGCTGCACGCCCAGTACGATGATAAAGAAAACGAAGAGCTGGAAGCGCTGAATATTGAAGTCAGCGTGGCGGGTCGTATGATGACGCGCCGCATCATGGGTAAAGCGTCATTTGTTACGCTGCAGGACGTTGGCGGACGTATTCAGCTTTACGTCGCGCGTGATGACCTGGCGGAAGGCCTCTATAACGAACAGTTTAAAAAGTGGGACCTGGGCGACATCCTTGGCGCGCGCGGCAAACTGTTTAAAACCAAAACCGGCGAGCTTTCTATCCACTGCACCGAACTGCGCCTGTTGACCAAGGCGCTGCGCCCACTGCCGGATAAATTCCACGGCCTGGCCGATCAGGAAACCCGCTATCGTCAGCGCTACCTGGATCTGATCGCTAACGAAGAGTCGCGTAAAACCTTCCGTATTCGTTCGCAGATCATGGCCGGCATCCGCCAGTTCATGGTTGGCCGTGACTTTATGGAAGTGGAAACGCCGATGATGCAGGTGATCCCTGGCGGTGCTTCTGCACGTCCGTTCATCACGCATCACAACGCGCTTGATATCGACATGTACCTGCGTATCGCGCCGGAACTCTACCTGAAACGCCTGGTTGTAGGCGGTTTTGATCGGGTGTTTGAAATCAACCGTAACTTCCGTAATGAAGGTATCTCGCCGCGCCATAACCCTGAGTTCACCATGATGGAACTCTATATGGCCTATGCAGATTACAAAGATCTGATCGAGCTGACCGAAAGCCTGTTCCGCACGCTGGCGCAGGATGTACTGGGCACCACTGAAGTGCCATACGGCGACCAGATGTTTGATTTTGGCAAGCCGTTTGCCAAACTGACGATGAAAGAAGCGATTCAGAAATATCGTCCGGAAACCAGCCTCGCCGATCTGGAAGACTTTGATAAAGCGGTGGCGATTGCGCGCTCGCTGGGTATCAAAGTGGAAAAAAGCTGGGGCCTGGGCCGCGTCGTTACCGAGATCTTTGAAGAGACGGCGGAAAGTCATCTGATCCAGCCGACCTTTATCACTGAATATCCGGCAGAAGTCTCTCCGCTGGCCCGTCGTAACGACACCAACCCGGAAATCACCGATCGTTTTGAATTCTTTATCGGCGGACGTGAAATCGGCAACGGCTTCTCCGAGCTGAACGATGCTGAAGATCAGGCTGATCGTTTCCGTCAGCAGGTAGAAGCGAAAGATGCCGGTGATGATGAAGCCATGTTCTTCGATGAAGATTACGTTACCGCACTGGAGCACGGCCTGCCGCCGACCGCTGGTCTCGGCATTGGTATCGACCGTTTGGTAATGCTGTTCACCAACAGCCACACCATTCGTGACGTTATCCTGTTCCCGGCGCTGCGTCCGTCTGCGAAGTAA